The Panicum virgatum strain AP13 chromosome 5K, P.virgatum_v5, whole genome shotgun sequence genome has a window encoding:
- the LOC120708576 gene encoding SAC3 family protein A-like isoform X4, which produces MLVTLLHLPHRRWTFKDIKTSMPPRSKSPQCFKTSILTTQQGSFPVSLRTYVERNLARCKDDTQRTASRSILKEIITKATADGTLHTKNWDIEPLLTLPEITAGANMTSTGTDSSPFSFSSSRRSPSRRTKSRWEPVADENVTNNVEVCKESAKSNICSSLEPTQRTSNSWHLKKFVQSRQVPFSQCSQSTTKKQRTGGASLTENGNASSDSSKEQDIMKYYPSSIALANSPEEKKRREHRSKRFERSQDVPSKSGSSLPDKDATTNIYKRRAVSLLLNRNNVDDAGFAVEDLDWDALTIKGTCQKIEKQYLRLTRAPDPAEVRPEDILEKALHMVETSEENYLYKCDQLKSIRQDLTVQRIQNELTVKVYESHARLAIQSGDLPEYNQCQSQLKRLYGGLKGCNLEFSAYNLLCVMLHSNSKRDLLSSMASLPKEAKKDATVKHALEVLSAVFSGNYILFFKLYKVAPNLNSCLMGKDDLSQTSMRNECALRL; this is translated from the exons ATGCTGGTAACACTGCTGCACCTCCCGCACAG GCGGTGGACATTCAAGGATATCAAAACCAGTATGCCCCCAAGGTCCAAGTCACCCCAGTGCTTCAAAACCAGTATATTAACAACACAGCAG GGATCTTTCCCTGTTTCACTGCGTACTTATGTTGAACGGAATCTTGCCCGTTGCAAGGATGATACCCAAAGGACTGCCAGCCGAAGTATCTTAAAAGAG ATAATCACAAAGGCTACTGCTGATGGGACCCTTCATACGAAGAACTGGGACATTGAACCACTATTAACTTTGCCAGAAATTACTGCAGGCGCAAATATGACTAG TACTGGGACGGATTCaagtcctttttctttttcatcatcAAGGAGGAGTCCTAGTAGGCGTACAAAAAGTAGGTGGGAGCCTGTTGCTGACGAAAATGTTACTAACAATGTGGAAGTTTGTAAAGAATCTGCAAAGAGTAATATCTGCAGTAGTTTGGAACCAACCCAAAGAACG AGTAACAGTTGGCATCTGAAGAAGTTTGTCCAATCCCGGCAAGTTCCTTTTAGTCAATGCAGTCAGAGTACAACTAAAAAGCAACGAACTGGTGGTGCAAGTCTAACTGAAAATGGAAATGCCTCAAGTGACAGTAGTAAGGAGCAGGATATAATGAAATATTACCCCAGTTCAATCGCACTAGCAAATTCACCTGAGGAAAAGAAACGACGGGAGCATAGATCTAAGCGTTTTGAACGGAGTCAAGATGTGCCATCAAAATCTGGGAGTTCTCTACCAGATAAGGATGCCACAACCAACATATATAAAAGGAGAGCTGTGTCACTGCTTCTTAATAGAAATAATGTGGACGATGCTGGCTTCGCAGTGGAGGATTTGGATTGGGATGCTCTGACAATCAAGGGAACGTGCCAAAAAATTGAGAAACAGTACCTACGCCTTACAAGAGCGCCTGACCCTGCCGAA GTACGGCCAGAAGATATCCTAGAGAAGGCTCTTCATATGGTTGAAACATCAGAAGAGAATTATCTTTACAAATGTGATCAACTAAAGTCTATTCGACAAGACCTTACTGTTCAGAGGATTCAGAACGAGTTGACTGTCAAG GTTTATGAAAGCCATGCACGTTTAGCTATTCAATCTGGAGATTTACCTGAATATAATCAG TGCCAATCTCAGCTAAAGAGGTTATATGGAGGACTCAAAGGCTGTAACCTTGAATTCTCCGCTTACAACTTGCTATGTGTCATGCTGCACTCTAATAGCAAAAGAGATTTGCTTTCATCGATGGCAAG CTTGCCAAAGGAAGCCAAGAAAGACGCAACTGTCAAGCATGCCCTTGAAGTTCTTTCTGCTGTCTTTTCTGGCAATTATATTCTGTTTTTCAAATTATACAAGGTGGCACCCAACTTAAACTCATGTCTTATGGGTAAAGATGATCTCTCTCAG ACCTCTATGCGGAACGAATGCGCTTTGAGGCTATAA
- the LOC120708576 gene encoding SAC3 family protein A-like isoform X2 — MLVTLLHLPHRRWTFKDIKTSMPPRSKSPQCFKTSILTTQQGSFPVSLRTYVERNLARCKDDTQRTASRSILKEIITKATADGTLHTKNWDIEPLLTLPEITAGANMTRCAGLSSIFFLLVLGRIQVLFLFHHQGGVLVGVQKSNSWHLKKFVQSRQVPFSQCSQSTTKKQRTGGASLTENGNASSDSSKEQDIMKYYPSSIALANSPEEKKRREHRSKRFERSQDVPSKSGSSLPDKDATTNIYKRRAVSLLLNRNNVDDAGFAVEDLDWDALTIKGTCQKIEKQYLRLTRAPDPAEVRPEDILEKALHMVETSEENYLYKCDQLKSIRQDLTVQRIQNELTVKVYESHARLAIQSGDLPEYNQCQSQLKRLYGGLKGCNLEFSAYNLLCVMLHSNSKRDLLSSMASLPKEAKKDATVKHALEVLSAVFSGNYILFFKLYKVAPNLNSCLMDLYAERMRFEAIKCMSKSYCPTVPIRYAAQVLGFLGIDEVYETNGAGLEEFKKLLKAHGAVLSVDNDGEVQIDTKVSSTSLYMPEPENAVSHGDASLAVDDFLARAS, encoded by the exons ATGCTGGTAACACTGCTGCACCTCCCGCACAG GCGGTGGACATTCAAGGATATCAAAACCAGTATGCCCCCAAGGTCCAAGTCACCCCAGTGCTTCAAAACCAGTATATTAACAACACAGCAG GGATCTTTCCCTGTTTCACTGCGTACTTATGTTGAACGGAATCTTGCCCGTTGCAAGGATGATACCCAAAGGACTGCCAGCCGAAGTATCTTAAAAGAG ATAATCACAAAGGCTACTGCTGATGGGACCCTTCATACGAAGAACTGGGACATTGAACCACTATTAACTTTGCCAGAAATTACTGCAGGCGCAAATATGACTAGGTGTGCAGGTCTTTCTTCCATATTTTTTCTATTAG TACTGGGACGGATTCaagtcctttttctttttcatcatcAAGGAGGAGTCCTAGTAGGCGTACAAAAA AGTAACAGTTGGCATCTGAAGAAGTTTGTCCAATCCCGGCAAGTTCCTTTTAGTCAATGCAGTCAGAGTACAACTAAAAAGCAACGAACTGGTGGTGCAAGTCTAACTGAAAATGGAAATGCCTCAAGTGACAGTAGTAAGGAGCAGGATATAATGAAATATTACCCCAGTTCAATCGCACTAGCAAATTCACCTGAGGAAAAGAAACGACGGGAGCATAGATCTAAGCGTTTTGAACGGAGTCAAGATGTGCCATCAAAATCTGGGAGTTCTCTACCAGATAAGGATGCCACAACCAACATATATAAAAGGAGAGCTGTGTCACTGCTTCTTAATAGAAATAATGTGGACGATGCTGGCTTCGCAGTGGAGGATTTGGATTGGGATGCTCTGACAATCAAGGGAACGTGCCAAAAAATTGAGAAACAGTACCTACGCCTTACAAGAGCGCCTGACCCTGCCGAA GTACGGCCAGAAGATATCCTAGAGAAGGCTCTTCATATGGTTGAAACATCAGAAGAGAATTATCTTTACAAATGTGATCAACTAAAGTCTATTCGACAAGACCTTACTGTTCAGAGGATTCAGAACGAGTTGACTGTCAAG GTTTATGAAAGCCATGCACGTTTAGCTATTCAATCTGGAGATTTACCTGAATATAATCAG TGCCAATCTCAGCTAAAGAGGTTATATGGAGGACTCAAAGGCTGTAACCTTGAATTCTCCGCTTACAACTTGCTATGTGTCATGCTGCACTCTAATAGCAAAAGAGATTTGCTTTCATCGATGGCAAG CTTGCCAAAGGAAGCCAAGAAAGACGCAACTGTCAAGCATGCCCTTGAAGTTCTTTCTGCTGTCTTTTCTGGCAATTATATTCTGTTTTTCAAATTATACAAGGTGGCACCCAACTTAAACTCATGTCTTATGG ACCTCTATGCGGAACGAATGCGCTTTGAGGCTATAAAATGCATGTCGAAATCATATTGCCCAACTGTACCAATCAGATATGCTGCACAGGTTTTGGGATTTTTGGGAATCGATGAAGTTTATGAGACTAATGGGGCTGGACTGGAAGAATTCAAGAAATTGTTAAAAGCACATGGTGCTGTTCTTTCAGTAGATAATGATGGAGAAGTGCAGATTGACACAAAG GTTTCTTCTACTTCTT
- the LOC120708576 gene encoding SAC3 family protein A-like isoform X1: MLVTLLHLPHRRWTFKDIKTSMPPRSKSPQCFKTSILTTQQGSFPVSLRTYVERNLARCKDDTQRTASRSILKEIITKATADGTLHTKNWDIEPLLTLPEITAGANMTSTGTDSSPFSFSSSRRSPSRRTKSRWEPVADENVTNNVEVCKESAKSNICSSLEPTQRTSNSWHLKKFVQSRQVPFSQCSQSTTKKQRTGGASLTENGNASSDSSKEQDIMKYYPSSIALANSPEEKKRREHRSKRFERSQDVPSKSGSSLPDKDATTNIYKRRAVSLLLNRNNVDDAGFAVEDLDWDALTIKGTCQKIEKQYLRLTRAPDPAEVRPEDILEKALHMVETSEENYLYKCDQLKSIRQDLTVQRIQNELTVKVYESHARLAIQSGDLPEYNQCQSQLKRLYGGLKGCNLEFSAYNLLCVMLHSNSKRDLLSSMASLPKEAKKDATVKHALEVLSAVFSGNYILFFKLYKVAPNLNSCLMDLYAERMRFEAIKCMSKSYCPTVPIRYAAQVLGFLGIDEVYETNGAGLEEFKKLLKAHGAVLSVDNDGEVQIDTKVSSTSLYMPEPENAVSHGDASLAVDDFLARAS; encoded by the exons ATGCTGGTAACACTGCTGCACCTCCCGCACAG GCGGTGGACATTCAAGGATATCAAAACCAGTATGCCCCCAAGGTCCAAGTCACCCCAGTGCTTCAAAACCAGTATATTAACAACACAGCAG GGATCTTTCCCTGTTTCACTGCGTACTTATGTTGAACGGAATCTTGCCCGTTGCAAGGATGATACCCAAAGGACTGCCAGCCGAAGTATCTTAAAAGAG ATAATCACAAAGGCTACTGCTGATGGGACCCTTCATACGAAGAACTGGGACATTGAACCACTATTAACTTTGCCAGAAATTACTGCAGGCGCAAATATGACTAG TACTGGGACGGATTCaagtcctttttctttttcatcatcAAGGAGGAGTCCTAGTAGGCGTACAAAAAGTAGGTGGGAGCCTGTTGCTGACGAAAATGTTACTAACAATGTGGAAGTTTGTAAAGAATCTGCAAAGAGTAATATCTGCAGTAGTTTGGAACCAACCCAAAGAACG AGTAACAGTTGGCATCTGAAGAAGTTTGTCCAATCCCGGCAAGTTCCTTTTAGTCAATGCAGTCAGAGTACAACTAAAAAGCAACGAACTGGTGGTGCAAGTCTAACTGAAAATGGAAATGCCTCAAGTGACAGTAGTAAGGAGCAGGATATAATGAAATATTACCCCAGTTCAATCGCACTAGCAAATTCACCTGAGGAAAAGAAACGACGGGAGCATAGATCTAAGCGTTTTGAACGGAGTCAAGATGTGCCATCAAAATCTGGGAGTTCTCTACCAGATAAGGATGCCACAACCAACATATATAAAAGGAGAGCTGTGTCACTGCTTCTTAATAGAAATAATGTGGACGATGCTGGCTTCGCAGTGGAGGATTTGGATTGGGATGCTCTGACAATCAAGGGAACGTGCCAAAAAATTGAGAAACAGTACCTACGCCTTACAAGAGCGCCTGACCCTGCCGAA GTACGGCCAGAAGATATCCTAGAGAAGGCTCTTCATATGGTTGAAACATCAGAAGAGAATTATCTTTACAAATGTGATCAACTAAAGTCTATTCGACAAGACCTTACTGTTCAGAGGATTCAGAACGAGTTGACTGTCAAG GTTTATGAAAGCCATGCACGTTTAGCTATTCAATCTGGAGATTTACCTGAATATAATCAG TGCCAATCTCAGCTAAAGAGGTTATATGGAGGACTCAAAGGCTGTAACCTTGAATTCTCCGCTTACAACTTGCTATGTGTCATGCTGCACTCTAATAGCAAAAGAGATTTGCTTTCATCGATGGCAAG CTTGCCAAAGGAAGCCAAGAAAGACGCAACTGTCAAGCATGCCCTTGAAGTTCTTTCTGCTGTCTTTTCTGGCAATTATATTCTGTTTTTCAAATTATACAAGGTGGCACCCAACTTAAACTCATGTCTTATGG ACCTCTATGCGGAACGAATGCGCTTTGAGGCTATAAAATGCATGTCGAAATCATATTGCCCAACTGTACCAATCAGATATGCTGCACAGGTTTTGGGATTTTTGGGAATCGATGAAGTTTATGAGACTAATGGGGCTGGACTGGAAGAATTCAAGAAATTGTTAAAAGCACATGGTGCTGTTCTTTCAGTAGATAATGATGGAGAAGTGCAGATTGACACAAAG GTTTCTTCTACTTCTT
- the LOC120708576 gene encoding SAC3 family protein A-like isoform X3, with translation MTIQLRSMGSFPVSLRTYVERNLARCKDDTQRTASRSILKEIITKATADGTLHTKNWDIEPLLTLPEITAGANMTSTGTDSSPFSFSSSRRSPSRRTKSRWEPVADENVTNNVEVCKESAKSNICSSLEPTQRTSNSWHLKKFVQSRQVPFSQCSQSTTKKQRTGGASLTENGNASSDSSKEQDIMKYYPSSIALANSPEEKKRREHRSKRFERSQDVPSKSGSSLPDKDATTNIYKRRAVSLLLNRNNVDDAGFAVEDLDWDALTIKGTCQKIEKQYLRLTRAPDPAEVRPEDILEKALHMVETSEENYLYKCDQLKSIRQDLTVQRIQNELTVKVYESHARLAIQSGDLPEYNQCQSQLKRLYGGLKGCNLEFSAYNLLCVMLHSNSKRDLLSSMASLPKEAKKDATVKHALEVLSAVFSGNYILFFKLYKVAPNLNSCLMDLYAERMRFEAIKCMSKSYCPTVPIRYAAQVLGFLGIDEVYETNGAGLEEFKKLLKAHGAVLSVDNDGEVQIDTKVSSTSLYMPEPENAVSHGDASLAVDDFLARAS, from the exons ATGACCATACAGCTAAGGTCAATG GGATCTTTCCCTGTTTCACTGCGTACTTATGTTGAACGGAATCTTGCCCGTTGCAAGGATGATACCCAAAGGACTGCCAGCCGAAGTATCTTAAAAGAG ATAATCACAAAGGCTACTGCTGATGGGACCCTTCATACGAAGAACTGGGACATTGAACCACTATTAACTTTGCCAGAAATTACTGCAGGCGCAAATATGACTAG TACTGGGACGGATTCaagtcctttttctttttcatcatcAAGGAGGAGTCCTAGTAGGCGTACAAAAAGTAGGTGGGAGCCTGTTGCTGACGAAAATGTTACTAACAATGTGGAAGTTTGTAAAGAATCTGCAAAGAGTAATATCTGCAGTAGTTTGGAACCAACCCAAAGAACG AGTAACAGTTGGCATCTGAAGAAGTTTGTCCAATCCCGGCAAGTTCCTTTTAGTCAATGCAGTCAGAGTACAACTAAAAAGCAACGAACTGGTGGTGCAAGTCTAACTGAAAATGGAAATGCCTCAAGTGACAGTAGTAAGGAGCAGGATATAATGAAATATTACCCCAGTTCAATCGCACTAGCAAATTCACCTGAGGAAAAGAAACGACGGGAGCATAGATCTAAGCGTTTTGAACGGAGTCAAGATGTGCCATCAAAATCTGGGAGTTCTCTACCAGATAAGGATGCCACAACCAACATATATAAAAGGAGAGCTGTGTCACTGCTTCTTAATAGAAATAATGTGGACGATGCTGGCTTCGCAGTGGAGGATTTGGATTGGGATGCTCTGACAATCAAGGGAACGTGCCAAAAAATTGAGAAACAGTACCTACGCCTTACAAGAGCGCCTGACCCTGCCGAA GTACGGCCAGAAGATATCCTAGAGAAGGCTCTTCATATGGTTGAAACATCAGAAGAGAATTATCTTTACAAATGTGATCAACTAAAGTCTATTCGACAAGACCTTACTGTTCAGAGGATTCAGAACGAGTTGACTGTCAAG GTTTATGAAAGCCATGCACGTTTAGCTATTCAATCTGGAGATTTACCTGAATATAATCAG TGCCAATCTCAGCTAAAGAGGTTATATGGAGGACTCAAAGGCTGTAACCTTGAATTCTCCGCTTACAACTTGCTATGTGTCATGCTGCACTCTAATAGCAAAAGAGATTTGCTTTCATCGATGGCAAG CTTGCCAAAGGAAGCCAAGAAAGACGCAACTGTCAAGCATGCCCTTGAAGTTCTTTCTGCTGTCTTTTCTGGCAATTATATTCTGTTTTTCAAATTATACAAGGTGGCACCCAACTTAAACTCATGTCTTATGG ACCTCTATGCGGAACGAATGCGCTTTGAGGCTATAAAATGCATGTCGAAATCATATTGCCCAACTGTACCAATCAGATATGCTGCACAGGTTTTGGGATTTTTGGGAATCGATGAAGTTTATGAGACTAATGGGGCTGGACTGGAAGAATTCAAGAAATTGTTAAAAGCACATGGTGCTGTTCTTTCAGTAGATAATGATGGAGAAGTGCAGATTGACACAAAG GTTTCTTCTACTTCTT
- the LOC120708578 gene encoding histone H4, whose product MSGRGKGGKGLGKGGAKRHRKVLRDNIQGITKPAIRRLARRGGVKRISGLIYEETRGVLKIFLENVIRDAVTYTEHARRKTVTAMDVVYALKRQGRTLYGFGG is encoded by the coding sequence ATGTCTGGGCGCGGCAAGGGCGGCAAGGGGCTGGGCAAGGGCGGCGCGAAGCGTCACCGCAAGGTCCTCCGCGACAACATCCAGGGCATCACGAAGCCGGCGATCCGGAggctggcgaggaggggcggcgtgaaGCGCATCTCCGGGCTCATCTACGAGGAGACCCGCGGCGTGCTCAAGATCTTCCTCGAGAACGTCATCCGCGACGCCGTCACCTACACGGAGCACGCCCGCCGCAAGACAGTCACCGCCATGGACGTCGTCTACGCGCTCAAGCGCCAGGGCCGCACCCTCTACGGATTCGGCGGctga